From uncultured Methanobrevibacter sp., a single genomic window includes:
- a CDS encoding shikimate kinase: MKKTVRSPGSATIINAIATGFGSAFGIGLDIKCHAKSADSQITCFNDVGADNTLMELCVKKVFNHYDINVDEFGVDLKTESSLPMASGLSSSSASSNAIVKAVSSIVSEEFNLKPLDDLEIINMAIDASLDAGVTITGSFDDATASYFGGVVVTDNKNREFIIKEEMEDCPILVYMPNFFSKSGDSNPERMKLLAPLVETAFGFAKQRDYFKAINLNGLLYCATLGFDSTIAVDALEAGAIASGLSGTGSSFVAVVSDESIDDVKDAWSRYEGNVLETHVDNEGCQFI; this comes from the coding sequence ATGAAAAAAACAGTAAGGTCACCTGGTTCTGCAACAATAATCAATGCAATTGCAACAGGTTTCGGTTCTGCATTTGGAATTGGTCTCGACATTAAATGCCATGCAAAATCCGCTGATAGTCAAATAACCTGTTTCAATGATGTTGGGGCAGACAACACTTTAATGGAATTATGTGTAAAAAAGGTTTTCAATCATTATGACATTAACGTTGATGAATTTGGAGTCGATTTAAAAACAGAATCTAGTTTACCGATGGCATCAGGCCTTTCAAGTAGTAGCGCTTCATCAAATGCTATTGTAAAGGCAGTCTCTTCAATCGTCAGTGAGGAATTTAATTTAAAACCTCTCGATGATTTGGAAATAATCAACATGGCAATTGACGCATCACTGGATGCGGGAGTTACAATTACCGGTTCATTTGATGATGCAACAGCATCATACTTTGGAGGTGTTGTTGTAACAGATAATAAAAATAGGGAATTTATTATAAAAGAGGAAATGGAGGACTGTCCTATTTTGGTTTATATGCCTAATTTCTTTTCAAAATCTGGTGATTCCAATCCTGAAAGGATGAAACTACTTGCTCCGCTTGTTGAAACCGCATTCGGATTTGCAAAGCAAAGGGATTATTTCAAGGCAATTAATTTAAATGGACTTTTATATTGTGCAACATTGGGTTTTGACTCAACAATTGCCGTTGATGCCTTGGAAGCAGGTGCAATTGCTTCAGGATTATCCGGTACTGGTTCCTCATTTGTTGCCGTTGTCAGTGATGAGTCAATCGATGATGTTAAGGATGCCTGGAGCAGATATGAGGGTAATGTTTTGGAAACTCATGTTGACAACGAAGGTTGTCAATTTATATGA
- a CDS encoding glycosyltransferase family 4 protein yields the protein MKIAMVGQFPPHVGGVGVHIHTLSKELVKQGHEVYVITYPHKDIQDIDGIHVIGTKGLNIPGVRGLMFKKNAKKALENLLDKEDIDIIHGHYLFPAGAAAVEVGNKRGIKTYVTAHGSDMFEVYKKQPLMRSTIKNVLKRADCVLAVSNALRHEIIATGVNGISQKTRLSWNSVDVEKFSFHRNNSFKIENNLIDKPIVLFVGNIIKRKNVESLLEAKKIANSDYYLVIVGDGPLFKKLKQKAEDENIRDVIFTGSRDDVDKIIPSCDVLVLPSFSESFGLVLIEALSCGKPVIGSNVGGIIEIITDDVGLLVNPNKVSSIAGAIDKIVNDNQFRLELSSNARERAMKFSKVDIPYDEVKQ from the coding sequence ATGAAAATTGCAATGGTTGGTCAATTTCCACCGCATGTAGGTGGTGTCGGTGTTCATATACACACTTTATCAAAAGAACTTGTAAAGCAGGGACATGAAGTATATGTTATAACATATCCTCATAAGGATATTCAGGATATTGACGGGATTCATGTGATTGGAACAAAGGGTCTTAATATTCCGGGTGTTAGAGGATTGATGTTTAAAAAGAATGCAAAAAAGGCATTGGAAAATCTCTTGGATAAAGAGGATATAGATATTATTCATGGTCATTATCTGTTTCCGGCAGGTGCTGCTGCTGTTGAAGTTGGAAACAAGAGAGGTATAAAGACATATGTTACTGCACATGGTTCCGATATGTTTGAAGTTTATAAAAAGCAACCGTTAATGCGTTCCACTATTAAAAATGTATTAAAACGTGCTGATTGCGTTCTTGCAGTAAGCAATGCATTAAGGCATGAAATCATTGCAACAGGCGTAAACGGTATTTCACAAAAAACCAGGTTGTCCTGGAATTCCGTTGATGTTGAAAAGTTTTCCTTCCACAGAAACAATTCATTTAAAATTGAAAACAATTTGATTGACAAGCCGATTGTTTTGTTTGTTGGAAATATCATCAAGAGGAAAAATGTCGAATCATTGTTAGAAGCCAAAAAAATTGCAAACAGTGATTATTATCTGGTTATTGTTGGTGATGGGCCGCTGTTTAAAAAACTTAAGCAAAAAGCTGAAGATGAAAACATTCGTGATGTGATTTTCACAGGTTCGAGGGATGATGTTGATAAAATCATTCCAAGCTGTGATGTTTTGGTCTTGCCTTCATTTTCTGAAAGTTTTGGTCTTGTTTTGATTGAAGCGTTATCCTGCGGTAAACCCGTAATTGGAAGTAATGTTGGGGGAATCATTGAGATAATTACTGATGATGTGGGTTTATTAGTCAATCCGAATAAAGTATCATCCATCGCAGGTGCAATTGATAAAATAGTTAATGATAATCAGTTCAGATTAGAATTATCTTCTAATGCAAGAGAAAGAGCTATGAAATTTTCAAAAGTTGATATTCCATATGATGAGGTAAAACAATGA
- the budA gene encoding acetolactate decarboxylase, translating into MMNKKIVFALIVIGLLAVSAVSAQNSLFLNNNNDDDSMYQVSLMQAFMHGEYNGVITVGDLKSHGDIGLGTFEGVNGEMIVLDGVVYQAAADGSINVMADNETIPFATITKFDEDGKIDTITAKDFNDLTSQLDKTIEKYGTNNMYVIKIKGDFSNITVRSVEKQEKPYKEFTEVATVDQKVFNHTDQTGTVVAVYFPEYMKELNMHGWHLHFLSDDKTKGGHVLGFNNLKGSGQIDEIHEFNMILPTDDTFAKMNFTENMTSKINSVE; encoded by the coding sequence ATGATGAATAAAAAAATAGTTTTTGCATTGATTGTAATTGGCCTGCTTGCTGTTTCAGCAGTCAGCGCTCAAAATTCATTATTTTTAAACAATAATAATGATGATGATTCAATGTATCAAGTCTCTTTAATGCAGGCTTTCATGCATGGAGAATATAATGGAGTAATCACCGTAGGCGATTTAAAATCACATGGTGACATTGGTCTTGGAACATTTGAAGGAGTAAACGGTGAGATGATAGTTTTAGACGGTGTTGTTTATCAGGCAGCAGCTGATGGAAGCATTAATGTCATGGCAGATAATGAAACCATACCATTCGCTACAATCACCAAATTTGATGAAGACGGAAAAATAGATACTATAACCGCCAAGGACTTTAACGATTTAACAAGTCAACTGGACAAGACCATTGAAAAATATGGTACAAACAACATGTATGTAATCAAAATAAAAGGTGATTTTTCAAACATTACAGTTAGAAGTGTTGAAAAACAAGAAAAACCATATAAAGAATTCACTGAAGTTGCAACTGTAGACCAAAAAGTATTCAACCACACTGACCAAACCGGAACAGTTGTGGCAGTATACTTCCCAGAATACATGAAGGAACTTAACATGCACGGCTGGCACCTTCATTTCCTGTCTGATGATAAGACAAAAGGAGGTCATGTCCTAGGATTCAATAATCTTAAAGGATCAGGTCAAATTGATGAAATCCATGAATTCAACATGATACTTCCAACCGATGACACATTTGCAAAAATGAATTTCACAGAAAACATGACCAGTAAAATCAATAGTGTAGAATAA
- a CDS encoding DUF2115 family protein: MKATKLLEEIKENLKDYPIEYLRNKVTDERYKDPLTKQLAKYNTEAWDEIFSLNITEDYEIKEGIVENIKKDIDFYFDTYAGGDEETREFTKYISLYLVLLAKRPLHPVGENPAKDQVFLENGEYKCKTRIMSIRDENSLCRYCICKNAGYSFGF, from the coding sequence ATGAAAGCAACAAAATTACTTGAAGAGATTAAAGAAAACTTAAAAGATTATCCAATTGAATATCTTAGAAACAAAGTAACAGACGAGAGATACAAAGATCCTCTAACAAAACAGCTTGCCAAATATAATACAGAAGCATGGGATGAAATTTTCTCCTTAAATATCACTGAAGACTATGAAATTAAAGAGGGAATTGTCGAAAATATTAAAAAAGACATAGATTTTTATTTTGATACATATGCTGGCGGCGATGAGGAAACAAGAGAATTTACAAAATACATTTCACTTTATTTAGTATTGCTGGCTAAAAGGCCGTTACATCCTGTCGGAGAAAATCCTGCAAAAGACCAAGTATTTTTAGAAAATGGAGAATATAAATGTAAAACCAGAATTATGAGTATCAGGGATGAAAATTCATTATGCAGATATTGTATCTGTAAAAATGCAGGATACTCATTTGGATTTTAG
- the cbiD gene encoding cobalt-precorrin-5B (C(1))-methyltransferase CbiD has translation MTENNYTGVTTGTIATACSLAALDAILDSADIACVKVHTPKKTLDIIIDECKMLSSFKAQACAHKNPYNDPDVTVNLEIFSTVELLDKSDEESNVIITGGEGVGKITKPGLQIPVGEYAINPVPRRMIIRNLEEKVPEGKVAKVTISIPEGVEIARKTMNPKLGIVGGISVLGTTGIARSMSSDAYKNSIVTQIDVALASKINDLIFVPGNIGEKLALKKLDIDKEQIIQTGNFVGFMFEEAEKRGVKKFTYFGHMGKLIKVAGGIFDTKHAVADGRREIMVTHAALCGADRESLQKLYDSKTTDDMMDILDDIGLSVEVSNSIASAIHERCMQRFDLDLNVILVDMEGNYLNSNMQLNTDK, from the coding sequence ATGACTGAAAATAATTATACTGGGGTCACGACAGGTACTATTGCAACAGCTTGTTCTCTTGCGGCGCTGGATGCAATCCTTGACTCTGCAGATATTGCATGTGTTAAAGTTCACACTCCCAAAAAAACATTGGACATTATAATTGATGAGTGTAAGATGTTATCTTCTTTTAAAGCACAGGCATGCGCTCATAAAAATCCTTATAATGACCCTGACGTTACTGTTAATCTGGAAATTTTTTCAACTGTTGAACTGTTGGACAAGTCAGATGAGGAGTCCAATGTGATAATTACTGGTGGAGAAGGTGTTGGGAAGATTACAAAACCCGGTCTTCAGATACCTGTTGGTGAATATGCAATAAACCCTGTTCCGAGACGCATGATTATTAGAAATCTCGAGGAAAAGGTTCCGGAAGGTAAAGTGGCTAAAGTCACCATTTCCATTCCTGAAGGTGTAGAAATTGCCCGTAAAACAATGAATCCTAAATTGGGTATTGTTGGTGGCATCTCCGTTTTGGGAACCACTGGAATTGCAAGATCCATGTCCAGTGATGCATATAAAAATTCCATAGTAACTCAGATTGATGTTGCACTTGCCTCTAAGATTAACGATCTGATTTTTGTTCCTGGAAATATCGGTGAAAAACTTGCCTTAAAAAAATTGGACATAGATAAGGAACAAATCATCCAGACAGGAAATTTTGTAGGTTTCATGTTTGAAGAAGCTGAAAAAAGAGGTGTTAAAAAGTTCACCTATTTCGGACACATGGGAAAGCTGATTAAGGTTGCAGGAGGAATATTTGATACAAAACATGCCGTTGCAGATGGAAGACGTGAAATAATGGTTACACATGCAGCCCTTTGTGGAGCTGACAGGGAGTCGCTTCAAAAGCTGTATGATTCCAAAACAACCGATGATATGATGGATATTCTAGATGATATTGGTCTTTCAGTTGAAGTTTCAAACAGTATAGCCTCCGCCATTCATGAAAGATGTATGCAGCGTTTTGATTTGGATTTGAATGTCATTTTAGTTGATATGGAAGGAAATTATCTTAATAGCAATATGCAACTCAACACTGATAAGTAG
- a CDS encoding thioredoxin family protein, whose amino-acid sequence MAIKVEVFSTNSCPHCPAAIDAAQNAKDKLGDAIDVEVLKIDESNEIRERAINYQIMAVPTIVIDGDVAFVGAPTDDELIGKLESLL is encoded by the coding sequence ATGGCAATCAAAGTAGAAGTATTTTCAACCAATTCATGCCCTCATTGTCCTGCAGCAATAGATGCTGCTCAAAACGCTAAAGACAAATTAGGTGATGCTATTGATGTGGAAGTATTAAAAATAGATGAAAGTAATGAAATCAGAGAAAGAGCAATCAATTACCAAATCATGGCAGTTCCTACAATTGTCATTGACGGCGATGTTGCTTTTGTTGGTGCACCAACCGATGACGAACTTATTGGAAAATTAGAATCTTTATTATAG